The following nucleotide sequence is from uncultured Draconibacterium sp..
TTCACCATAAATTCTTTGTCCGAGGGTTGAAAATAGTCAGTGTCCTCTTTAAACGGACTCCAAACCGAGTAAGCTTTTTCAGCCGGTGTGTCCGATTTCCTGAATTCAAATACCGACCCATATTCGTTTGTTACCAGCCCCAGATTTTTGTTGTACCACTCTTTCATTTTCTCCGGATCCCTCGTTTTAAAGAAGATCCCGCCGATGCCTGTTACTTTTTTCATATGTTGTTTTTTAGTTGCCAAAAGAGAAATGTTATTGATAACCACTTTACAATAAAAGCATGGAGAAAGAAAAAAGTTTATGTTGAAGGCTATTATTTGCTATCCGGATTCTGGAATGAATAAGATTGATTAAAAAAGCTTGCAAACTTCTTTTATGCTATTCAGTTTAATCCAGTTCGGATGTTCTTCCTCTTTTTTGGATTTTTCGTGAATCCAGGTAGTGTGGAACGGAATGTGAATGCCAAAACCACCTAATTCGAGTACCGGTTCAATGTCTGATTTATAGGAATTCCCGATCATCAAAAATTCTTCCGGAGCTATTTCCAGGTGCTTTATGAGCTTTTTGTAATCGGCTGTATTTTTATTACTCATTACCTCCACGTGATGAAAATATTTTTCCAGTTTCGATTTTTGCAGTTTTCTCTCCTGGTCGAGTAAATCGCCTTTGGTGGCAACAATTAATTTGTAGCCTTTTTCTTTCAGGTACTCCAGGGATTCAACAACGCCGTCAAGCAATTCCACCGGCTGATTGATCTGTTTTTTGCCCAATTCAATAATCTGCTCCAGTGTTTGCTGTGGTACCTTATTTCCGGTGATTTTTAGCGCTGTTTCAATCATCGAAAGCACAAATCCTTTGGTGCCGTAACCGTATTCTTCAAGGTTTTGCATTTCGGTGGCAAAAAGCACCTCCATGGTTTCATCCGATGTGCTGAATTCAGATAACAAAGCACAAAACTTTTCTTCTGTCTCGCGAAAAAATGTTTCGTTAACCCACAGTGTGTCGTCGGCATCGAAGGCAATTACTTTAAAGTTGGTTTTCATATTTTTATCTCTCGCAGATTTTGCTTAAAACGCTGATTGTAACTCAGATGTGTTTTTTATAGCGCTAAATTCACCACCGTAATTCCGGCGCCGCCAAAGTCAACATGCTCGTCTTTGTAGCTTCGCACCATTGGTTCCGAGCGGAGGTAGTCGCGTATGCTTTGTTTTAAAATTCCGTGTCCTTTACCGTGCAGAATGCGTAGCTGGCCCGCCTCAAACATAATGGCCTCGTCGATAAATTCCGTAATTTTTGCAATCGCTTCTTCAACACGCTGTCCACGAATATCTATTTCCGGTTTAAAGTTCAGGCGACGTTCCGAAAAGCTTTCCGTTAAAACCGATGCTCTTACGCCACGGTTTTTATCCAGTTTTTTTGCCTCGTTATTACTAATGCGCTCCAGGTTTTTGCTTGGCATCGTGGTCATCAGTTGACCAAAAGCAACCACTGCATTTTTCTCGTTAATTTCAATGAGATCGCCAATGGTATCCTGCCCCTTAATACGCACTTTATCACCGGGTCGCATTTCTATACTTTTCTCCAGCTTTTCTTTTGAAATTGGCTTTTTCGCTTCCTCAGGACGGTGTTTATTCCGGTTGTCCTCGCGTCGGCGTAGTTTCTCCATTTTTTTAGAGATCAGCGAATCGTTGCCGGTTATTTTACGGTCGATATCTTTTTTCAGATCACCCAGTTTAGAGCGTGCTTCTTTTGTTTTTTCCTTATCGGCCTGTGCTTTTTTTATTTCCTGAATGGTATTCTCAATCCTTTTGTTAACGCCTTTTAGCAATGCATCGGCTTCTTCTTTGGCCTTTTTCAGAATTTCTTTTCGCTGCTTCTGAATTTCCTGTAATTCCAACTCGTAGGTTTCCGCAGTGTCGTCAAGAATTTTTTCCACCTTGCGGATTTTCATTCGCTTGGTTTCCCAGTAGCGTTTATCGCGGTTAATCTTGCGCAGGTTGCGGTCGAAATCAATATGGTCTTTTCCCACTTTTTCAGTGGCTTGTTCCAGAATATCTTCCGGTAATCCAATTTTTCGGGCAATCTCGAAAGCAAACGAACTACCCGGTTTACCAATATCCAGTTTGAAAAGCGGATTCATGTGCTGCGAATCGTAAAGCATCGCACCGTTAATAATTCCCTCGGCCGAAGATGCAAAATGTTTCAGGTTGGTGTAGTGCGTGGTAATTACGCCAAAGGTGCGAAGCTGTGTTAGTTTATCCAGAATAGATTCAGCGATAGCGCCACCCAACATCGGCTCGGTTCCTGTTCCAAATTCGTCGATTAAAATAAGTGTGTTTTCGTTGCAGTTGCGCACAAAATGTTTCATGTTCATCAGGTGCGAACTGTAAGTACTCAGGTCGTTTTCCATCGACTGCTCGTCGCCGATATCGATAAAAAGCTGCTCGAAAATACCTGTTTTACTGGCTTCGTTAACCGGAATCAGCAAACCACATTGTAACATATATTGCAGCAGCCCGGT
It contains:
- a CDS encoding VOC family protein; this translates as MKKVTGIGGIFFKTRDPEKMKEWYNKNLGLVTNEYGSVFEFRKSDTPAEKAYSVWSPFKEDTDYFQPSDKEFMVNYRVENIEKLVAELKEAGVTICDEIESYEYGKFVHILDPDNNKIELWEPVDEVFQSMYEGKTTK
- a CDS encoding Smr/MutS family protein codes for the protein MQNIYPNNFEAKIGFDRIREMLTNKCISTMGDEWVQEMHFQTSYDTILLQLNEVNEFCRIIREFDSFPATHFYDLREALQKIRLEGRFLEPEELFDLKRSLESVRAIVNFFSKQEDEVFPILKQKTSRVQVFPYIYDRIDVIINKFGKIRDNASPELAQTRRSILNMQSNMSKRLHAILKQAQKDGWVEDDASVSIRDGRAVIPVAAANKRKLKGIVYDESATGKTSYVEPNEIVEMNNEIRELEYAERREIIKILTNFANDIRPYLEELAYSYEFLGEMDFIRAKALLAVEFEAIRPEFKEEPIIEWYHAIHPLLLKTLKKENRKIVPLDIKLTDEKHILLISGPNAGGKSVCLKTTGLLQYMLQCGLLIPVNEASKTGIFEQLFIDIGDEQSMENDLSTYSSHLMNMKHFVRNCNENTLILIDEFGTGTEPMLGGAIAESILDKLTQLRTFGVITTHYTNLKHFASSAEGIINGAMLYDSQHMNPLFKLDIGKPGSSFAFEIARKIGLPEDILEQATEKVGKDHIDFDRNLRKINRDKRYWETKRMKIRKVEKILDDTAETYELELQEIQKQRKEILKKAKEEADALLKGVNKRIENTIQEIKKAQADKEKTKEARSKLGDLKKDIDRKITGNDSLISKKMEKLRRREDNRNKHRPEEAKKPISKEKLEKSIEMRPGDKVRIKGQDTIGDLIEINEKNAVVAFGQLMTTMPSKNLERISNNEAKKLDKNRGVRASVLTESFSERRLNFKPEIDIRGQRVEEAIAKITEFIDEAIMFEAGQLRILHGKGHGILKQSIRDYLRSEPMVRSYKDEHVDFGGAGITVVNLAL
- a CDS encoding HAD family hydrolase; this encodes MKTNFKVIAFDADDTLWVNETFFRETEEKFCALLSEFSTSDETMEVLFATEMQNLEEYGYGTKGFVLSMIETALKITGNKVPQQTLEQIIELGKKQINQPVELLDGVVESLEYLKEKGYKLIVATKGDLLDQERKLQKSKLEKYFHHVEVMSNKNTADYKKLIKHLEIAPEEFLMIGNSYKSDIEPVLELGGFGIHIPFHTTWIHEKSKKEEEHPNWIKLNSIKEVCKLF